From the Moorena sp. SIOASIH genome, the window CGGATTTGTCACGAATGGCGGTGAATTTATTTTTATAAAACTGATTCGACAAGATAAACTGCAATATGCTTTTTCTAATCAGTTCTCTGTGCTGAATCGTGGTAATGATCTATATACTGTGGCTAGAGTATTAAAACACTTAGGTCACTTAGTACGTCAATGACTGACAGCTGATAACTGTCAGCTCTGAGATAAACAAGGAAGTATAGCGCTTTCAAATCAGATGTGAAAACGCTATAGTAACCATTCAAGAATTTTGAATTTTTCATTGCCCCCAGCGGTACTAGGTGGTCCAAATTCGTCTGGCAGCTGATTAATGTGCTCAATCCCTAGTCGTCGGCACAGCAATTTCAGTTGCCGGAGCGTTGGTCTAGCCTCAGTCCTACCAGAGACCCAGCGCTGGTAAGTCCCACGAGGAATACCACAGTAGATTGCTAATTCGTCTTGAGACAAATTGGTGCGTTCAATTCTTAGAGCCTCCAAGGGTGAATCACTACTGTGTTTGCGCCTTTTGCTTTTGTCTGTCATAGTATGCTGGCTCAGCATGGTTTTCAGGCCAGACTTAACAGGATTATTATTGACGCAACCGAAAACCGCCCATCTTTAGAGGGCGGATGAAGGTAAGTGAGCACTTTTAAGTGCCGTGATTTCTAATCAATTCTTCAATAAATACCGATACAATTATTTTTTTATTTTGGATAATTATTGGGCTTTTCCCCAAGTCCTAGGAGTTAAAAAAATTGTATATATTTTTTTCATTATTCATAATGTACGGGTATACACCTAATTATTTTTTGTTTTTTTGTTGTCATTTTTCTAATAAACGTATATACTATATATATAGTAAAAAACCGGTCGATCATCATGCTAGTTTATGAATTTAAGCTCAAAGGTAAACAATATCAATATAACTTGCTTGATGAAGCTATTCGCACTGGTCAATTTATTCAAAATGCATGTTTGCGTTTATGGATAGATGCTAAACCAGAGGAAAAAATTAATCGTTTTGCTCTTAATAAATATTGCAAAGTATTAGCTGAAAATAGTGATTTTCCTTGGGTTAAAAAATTAAATAGCATGGCTCGACAAGCTCACGCTGAAAGGACTTGGGTAGCTATTTCCAGATTTTATGACAATTGTAAAAAACAAATACCTGGTAAAAAAGGCTTTCCTAAATTCAAAAAAAATTGTCGTTCAGTTGAGTATAAAACTACAGGTTATAAAGTATCTCAAGACAGGAAATCCATTAAGTTTACTGATGGTTTTAAGGCTGGCACTTTTAAACTGATCGGTTCAAGAGATTTACATTTTTATCCTTTAAAGTCGATCAAAAGAGTTAGAGTAGTAAAAAAAGCCGATGGTTACTATGCTCAATTTTGTATTGATCAAGAAAGGTTAGAGAATACTAATTCTACGGGGAAAGTGATTGGTTTAGATGTTGGGATTAAGGAATTCTACACTGATAGTAATGGTGAGACTTGCCATAATCCTAAATATTTAAGAAAGTCCGAAAAAAAATTAAAAAGACTGCAACGGAAATTATCTAGATGTAAAAAAGGTTCTAAGAATAGGAAAAAGTTTCAGAAAAAATTAGCTAAACAGCATCTCAAGGTATCAAGGCAACGTAAAGACTTTGTAATTAAAACTGCAAGGGCGCTATGTCAATCTAACGATTTGGTGGCCGTTGAAGACCTACAGGTGAAAAATATGGTTAAAAATCATAAATTAGCTAAATCAATATCTGATGCTAGTTGGTCAATGTTTAGATCTTGGTTGGAATACTTTGGGAAAGTATTTGGTCGTAAAGTTGTTGCAGTTAAACCACATTTTACTAGTCAAAAGTGTTCTGAATGTGGGAAACTAGTCAAAAAATCACTATCAGTTAGAACTCATGTTTGTAGTTGTGGTTGCGTCTTAGACCGGGATGAAAATGCGGCAATTAATATTTTAAATAGGGCGGGGCACGCCCAAATTAACGCTTCTGGACAGATTAACCTCTG encodes:
- a CDS encoding RNA-guided endonuclease TnpB family protein, which codes for MLVYEFKLKGKQYQYNLLDEAIRTGQFIQNACLRLWIDAKPEEKINRFALNKYCKVLAENSDFPWVKKLNSMARQAHAERTWVAISRFYDNCKKQIPGKKGFPKFKKNCRSVEYKTTGYKVSQDRKSIKFTDGFKAGTFKLIGSRDLHFYPLKSIKRVRVVKKADGYYAQFCIDQERLENTNSTGKVIGLDVGIKEFYTDSNGETCHNPKYLRKSEKKLKRLQRKLSRCKKGSKNRKKFQKKLAKQHLKVSRQRKDFVIKTARALCQSNDLVAVEDLQVKNMVKNHKLAKSISDASWSMFRSWLEYFGKVFGRKVVAVKPHFTSQKCSECGKLVKKSLSVRTHVCSCGCVLDRDENAAINILNRAGHAQINASGQINLCQLGENLTGKLAG
- a CDS encoding helix-turn-helix transcriptional regulator; the encoded protein is MTDKSKRRKHSSDSPLEALRIERTNLSQDELAIYCGIPRGTYQRWVSGRTEARPTLRQLKLLCRRLGIEHINQLPDEFGPPSTAGGNEKFKILEWLL